From a single Plasmodium yoelii strain 17X genome assembly, chromosome: 9 genomic region:
- a CDS encoding P-loop containing nucleoside triphosphate hydrolase, putative → MEKKNKRNIEIDCTCLDLFEESTKVYRFSDCEIIKKCVKDGTLKESDSICIYGKEGCGKTLLLTELLVDISAVNELRGMNCKVAFLDCDLSFNYKNYEDMISRKFEKYINNNNVNIYGKYEKDQLKKELLERSFSNVYYIPIFNPGHLLVILNSLKKLLEKKNFIRALFIDSLSFWNFCKYDKINFFSNNNYVKRNTLELLDYAFTLILNLKKRFKFLFFYTKLCNEDKFMEYTINLSMNENNIDPTNNLKIHQENRKENRKENNVLFNKSNTFKKEYFLIPHNFNDIIKTHIFRKKDFVTKNFLIEKPFFIFLIPNEKKQFTCIDKKYDNSNLNFLMCLSSEMKNPNKTQYSKFFFRIVNSHTIVPL, encoded by the coding sequence aTGGAAAAAAAGAATAAGCGAAATATCGAAATAGACTGCACTTGTTTGGATTTATTTGAGGAGTCTACCAAAGTATATCGTTTTTCGGATTgtgaaataattaaaaaatgtgtaaaaGATGGAACTCTAAAGGAATCGGAtagtatatgcatatatggaAAAGAAGGGTGCGGTAAAACTTTACTGCTAACAGAATTATTAGTTGACATTTCAGCTGTAAATGAACTTAGAGGAATGAATTGTAAGGTTGCTTTTTTAGACTGTGATTTAAGTTTTaactataaaaattatgaagatATGATAAGCagaaaatttgaaaaatatataaacaataataatgtcAACATATATGGTAAATACGAAAAAgatcaattaaaaaaggaattATTAGAACGGTCTTTTTCAAATGTTTATTATATCCCTATATTCAATCCAGGTCATCTTTTAGTTATATTAAACagcttaaaaaaattattagagAAAAAAAACTTTATAAGGGCATTATTTATTGATTCATTATCATTTTGGAACTTTtgtaaatatgataaaataaattttttttcaaataataattatgtaaAAAGGAATACATTAGAACTATTAGATTATGCATTTACTCTTATTTTAAACCTAAAGAAAAGGTTtaagtttttatttttttatactaaATTATGTAATGAAGATAAGTTTATGGAATATACCATAAATTTGTCGatgaatgaaaataatattgacCCCACAAATAACCTAAAGATCCATCAAGAAAATAGAAAAGAAAAtagaaaagaaaataatgtattatttaataaatcaaatacttttaaaaaggaatattttttaataccacacaattttaatgatataattaaaacACACATATTTCGCAAGAAAGATTTTGTAACTAAAAACTTTTTAATAGAAAaacctttttttatttttttaattccaaatgaaaaaaaacaatttacatgtattgataaaaaatacGATAATTCAAACTTAAACTTCTTAATGTGTCTATCATCTGAAATGAAAAACCCAAACAAAACACAATATTcaaagtttttttttaggaTAGTTAAT